The sequence below is a genomic window from Uranotaenia lowii strain MFRU-FL chromosome 2, ASM2978415v1, whole genome shotgun sequence.
AGCTAGCCGGGCTTACAACTTTCATGAGGATCAaggaattttgataacaaaaaaattgccGTTCTGTTCAATTACATTCAATTCCAACCTATAGTGATGTATTTATAATGAAGAGACTAATAAGATGACCAATTCTATTATTAAACCATAGAACTTCAACATATTTAGGGCCAAATCTGAGGTAAATCGACTTTTACTTTACGGTTTTTTGTTACCCTGAGCTCATCTactctgaatttttcaaattaaattttaaattatattataaGAAATCAAATACACTTCAATTCACTCACGAACTTGAAATTTGCACATTTAATCCACTTTATGTTGAAATACGGCTCAACGAAATCCTGAAATCTCTCGATGCTTGTTTTTCGCGATTTTTCATGTGATAAATGTCACAAAAAATTACTCATTAGTTTCCAttggttttcatgtttttatgcattaaataatttatattttatatcagACCACTTAAATAAATGTAAGCTagttattcagtaaaaaacaacggttttcaagaagaaaatcaatGACTTTTTATATGACATCGGaaaccaaaaatttgttttcctttttttaaatttatttcaataataatttaagtcgtttacaatggtgttgcgaatcgaaTTTCCAACTGCATCGTGAAAAGATcatataaaatgtcgtctgaagtcagtatAAATTAGATATAATAGAAAGTTCgctatgtttgtaaattttgaaatgattttttttctcttcttttttttgGCTCGGACCTATCATTCCATATTGCCAAGTCTTGTGGTTTTTAACTGTTATGCTTTTTGAACAGTTCGCGTAATATTTAAACGACCGTTCGTTCTCATTTCATGGGGTTAGAAATCAGTTATTAAAGTCAAATGAGTTTTGTGTATCGATAGAATTGGTActtgtttattgttttgatgtacATATCTTCATATATTAATTTTGATGTCTCGCAAGAAGCCAGATATTTGTTTTAGTTCAGTGACGTTTTTTTCTTTGAGGACTTcgataaaatgttttttgttgGTAAGTATATCATATTTAGATCTTAATTGGTTAAAATTGATGCATTCGTAAAGTATGTGATCAACGTTTTCAATTGTTTTACAGGTTTCGCATAAGTTAGACCCAACCAAATTCCATTTGGCGAGTCTTTCTTTAGTCGCTGTGTGTCCTGATTTAAGACTGTTAAGGATGATAATATGTTTTCAGTCCAGATTACGATAATTCTTCTgcccagtttgatttgtctatgcagcaggaaattcgtggaatcccggatccgcattGCCCACTTCTAATTCCAagattttcgaagctaaatatagacacgtcgatgctgataaaatgtactttaccgatgggtctctaattgaggataaaacaggatttggagttttcaacgaaACAACTAGCGCCTCTTATAATTttcagtcaccatgctctgtatatatagcagagttagctgctattcaCTGGGCCTTGGACAGCATCGTCTCACGGCCTGTTGGgcactactatattgtaacggatagtctaagCTCTGATGATGCAATGCCGCAATACGACCGagaaagcactcgccgttcttcctcgagaagatatgggatattttgagtgctttatcaagacgtcgcttttccatcacctttgtttgggttccctctcattgctcgatattaagtaatgagaaggcagactctctggcaaaggtgggggcgacggaaggcgacacattagactgagtcgatttggggtcattttggaatttctcaaaccctggggtctaaaaagcttcgtcttggtctaaaactcatccatgattttttgcaaaatttttaagtaacgttttcatgagtaaatttgaacttttaggtttgtatgggaaaattgaatattttgtactgaaaaatcaacatcatttttgtttcgtctgtggtactgagccagcttatggtttatatgccaatttataaaattcctaaagggaATTTTCCGCTgcacaactttgtcgaagaccgaaacttcgtgtttttttaggcaaaaaagttattagctgtttaacaggggtatgtcttttctcactgataaacaataaattcaattgacatccctgcagagtgcctagcgaggtattgcggactactttccatgcaacacttcgcgaggctcaagcagtgatgtcaattgaatttatcgtttatcagtgcgaaaagacatacccctgttaaacagctactaactttttttcaaataagatacaaagttacggtcttcaacaaagttgttcagcggaaaatttcctttgaagaatttataaattggcacaaaaaccatcagctggctcggttccccagacgaaacaaaaatgatgttgatttttcagtacaaaatattcaattttcccatacaaacctaaaagttgaaatttactcatgtaaacgttacttacaaattttgcgaaaaatcatggatgagttttagattaagacgaagctttttagaccccagggtttgagaaattccaaaatgaccccaaatcgactcagtctagcgACACATATCAACGTGatatcgtcttcaacgaattctacttcttggtgcgaagaaactctcttgtcaactggcagcgcaaatgggacgagaatgagttgggtcggtggctccactcgaacGTAAGCCTTAAAtcctggtttaataggttggacctgagtcgggatttcattcgtatattttcccgtctcatgtccaatccttattccttagacgcggtactctatcgttttgacattgctggcagcaacttgtgtggttgcggccaaggttaccatgacatcgagcatattgtttggtcgtgtgaggtccatcttgctATCGaccttcgtctataattcttttttattttcatatttccctttctatcttcctttctTCTCTCACAATGTGTTAagttaagcaaacaattgttaacaaacaaaattgattttggctCCTcgaagcctaaaggtatgatccgtttcaaataaagaaattgttaATAAGGATGATAATATCTTATGTACTGAAATCTGTGTTCTTAAACCATGGGCCCCAAGTTGGAATTTAGAGTCGAAAATTAATTACCAATTCTATGTAAATAAACTGAAACCGAAATTTTCCCACACTTTTTTGTAACTGAACTGAAACCACATTTTTACACCACAACCACACAAACCATTCAAATTTATAGACTTAAATAAAACGTGAACCCTTCCAGCAAAAGCGGATAGCTGATTTTTTTCGTCGTCAAACAGAAAGTTGTACCACGCCGTCACCTCCACAATTTAGCCAGGTGATTATGTCGTTGTGGAACCAATTGCGCCCTTCTATAGGCTCACTGGAATAGTAGGTAGTACTACTATGCCATTGGTGTTGATTCAACTATAGGGCCGCGGATGAATCAACAAAAACGATGACGACAACGACGCCGGCGAAGGGTGGGAGGAATTTAGGCATGGTAGGTGGGTGATAGTATTCCTAATATGAGAAAGCGTATCAGCTGAAGGTCTCTTCTCGATCGCCTTCATGTTATTAATATGAGGTGGAAACATTTGTCGCCAAagtgttatgttttttttttgggtcgcTTTTGGCTTGCCATTGCAGGGCGTTTGTCGTTTAATTTcgatgaaagtgaaaaaagatacaatcaattatttcacTGAACCAAAAAtcgaaagatattttttaattaacatttttacaaatttgataaaattgtccaGGACAGTTTTATGCTTTCATTTCTTTCcgatattcaaaacaaatattagcTTGGATTCAAGAGAATTGTActttcaaaaagtttcaaaaagtcATTTCTCTCGAGttattttctaccatttttaaatctgaataaaatttcTGGAGTGctaataatatttcataaatttatggAGTACATTctaaaaagttgacaaaacagCCTTGAGCCTTGTCATTCAATcactttcattttgattgtttttgaatgctAATGACTCcctctaaaaaaattaacttaagtTGAagctttaagtttatttttcatatttttgtcattaaattgattcatatgataaaaatttaattttctatggGACAAAATACTACTGAGAATAATTATGCATGTTTGAAGAAGTTAATATAGGTACCACATTCCACAGAGCAAGTAGCAGAGGTTTTTAATTGCGAATAAACTTTAAGACTACTAACACAACGACGATTCAAGTCGCTCGGCTGTAACTAGTTTCTTGATACGGTCTTCAGCACCAGCAGGGCCCCATTTCTTTTATGCTAATGCATGTTTCAGTCGATCGTCTTCCGTTTAATCTGCCCTCCTATTCTCATTAAAGAAGGTTCGTcgtatgaatgaatgaattaacATATTCTTACATTCCAGCGCGATATTTCTGCTTAGTATTCTTTCATTCAGTAGGAATGGGGGAGAGGGCCATTCATATTCATTATTGTTGTCCATTAGAGGGGAACGCTAAACCATGTAGTAGTATCATGGAACCCCACCTCAATTGATTGGGAGGGGGAATAAGTCTGGTGCGTCACCCACCAGTGTTTCCCTCTTCGATCCTTttctcatattttcaaaaatctataaTCTTATCAAAAAGCAACCTTATCAGCAGCCACTTACCCATTGCTGGAACCGGTTCGGCGATTCGTATCCGGGCTTTAGTAGTGCTTCAAACTTTGTCCAGATCGGTATGGTAAGGTGCTCGACACCAACAAAGCACAAACAAAAGCAGATTCAGTAAATTCACTTTTTCAGCCCGAAAATCACTTAAAATATCGATAGCTCACTGATGGCAGACGAGGGACAGCGAAAACAAACCGAACAATAGAGTTTCCCAACGAAGCACATTTaagaaaatcgaagaaaaaggAAATTTGAACACGGAGCCCGTCAGACCAACTCAGTAGATTGCAgccatataatttttgtttgaactaATGGCTGGAGTCTGGCTGGAGCCCTTTCGTAGTACTTTTACTAGGAATAGTTCTCTCACACAAATGTAACGCCTATCTGGAAACGGAACGACTTCCTATTGGCCAAAAAGCTCACCGACCATCGTCAGAATTaatttttgcattaaaattaCACCACTAATACTTCTTCGAGCGCAAAAGTCTACTCGTGTTAGTAGCGGTGcgtgaaagcaaaaaaaaagttttcatgttttgttgACGTTAGAATTTGCAAAAGTGTGCGTGAGATGCTTACACATTTTTAATACAAAGATTATTCAAAATGGCttatgaacaaaaatatttaaacttacaaatctgaaaacatattgagagaaaatttaaaaaaattcattttggaacgagttgaacaaaaattttctctttagcttataaattaaaaaatgacccaaaattatcaaaaatttaaaaaggataaaacttgaaaaatgacaatttttaaatttggaccGAATGATAAAAAGGTcctaaatcaataaaaaaaaaatgacaaaaataacaataaagacaaaaaatttcatcagttATGCAATCCCGCATAGCTAAAAACCATACCATGCATCTTCCGAATTATTCGgttctgattacattaatagttACGATTTCTTTTTGGTCACTGCTTATGTGTCTTTGCTAGAAACGAGTAAAAACCATTtctaaaagataagattaatcttccaaaaaacaaattgagtaaTTTTGGCAACGCGAcgctaagataaaaaattatgcCTGGAAGATACAGTTAATAATCATGAGTACTATTCGATTATTTTAGCAACGCACCCCAAAATTTTCTGCTGTCACTTCACACGTGGTTGGATTTTTTTCGcagaatatcaaatttttctcgctGTTTAGTTTCGGGAGAATTCGGAACGGAACAGCACCGGTTCCGACGGTGCGATGGATCGGTTGGCGACGGCGTCAGTTCCGGTTGTGCGAGGGTAAGTACCttgtttttttggttattttttagttttcctaattgaaaattactttttccagtcgcAGCTAGCCGGATGTCTCCGGCTCCACCGGTTCCATCGGGGCGAGGGTCGTGTGCAGACTGGCCAACAGCACTAACAAGGTTATCAGGAAAAGCACAACCACGTAACTTTTTACAGtgtgaagtgtttttttttaattacaaataaattttatttctgtgaTGTGAATAAAATgctataaaaacaattttaaaactgattttcatttcaatagtttaattttaataattgtatCTAAAGGACACGATATATTGtatcgtaatttttttatgagaaaaccATTAAGTGAAGATTCCACGTATGATACAACTCGCTCGGATCgaatagaaaaaagcaaaaaaattgaatggttactctacttaacgacccgttacctgtatcgtaaagtgcgtccaaacgattccatttcatggaaaaatgataagccttatcttacattaataatccaaaactatagaatAAATCTTTCGGGTGTCtcgggaagaagataatgggaatagtcattgtataatactgatttatgcgggatgacaaaaatgtgaattattttcaaattttatcaaatgctAATCAAATGTTTACTGAAATGTGTTCATGTTTTGGAATCATCCAAATCCAGATGTATATTATAATGAAGTTCTTCATAGTTCTATCATAGAATcatcaagattttttaaattcagtttttaattaagttttcaTAGTGCGAATTTGATTGCGCACTTTATGTAGCTGAGGGGTCTTTCAAATTAGAGTATTTTCCTTACACTGCAAATGATTtggcaaaataaatttaaataaaattagtgtttttatgcaaatacatttttttaaaattaaaatcggtctttgaattattttcaGTGCAGTTCTAAAATTGCAATACAgtactaaaattttgattatatgaAACTTGCATGCAATTTCTGCTCGATAACAatgggagttattaagcaaacactagcgacaccatgtcctccatagaagagtttcgattagttagggagcttttggaaagctttcgaaaacggccatacatttgtcctaactccaaaacgtcaaaaatttacctggcatcgcggatcATTGTTGTGCACCTACTGTATTATTGCCCGAGACACGACAACATAAGAATGAACTACCCATTATTGAACAACAGTATTCCACTAGAAAACATACTTGAACTTAACAGCGAATCAGAACTGCAACAAATTGTAGACTtcatcaagaaaacaaaaacaacagtttGAGGAACAACCAAAAGCCCCCAAAGCCCCTTGGGAACGTTGGGAACAACCATCCACTCCACAACAGTTTGAGAAACAACAACACAAAATAGAACATCAAAAAGACAGAAGCGAGATGGGCCGTATCGGCTCGTAGCTGTCAGCAAGAcaccaacaaacaaaaaaaaaaaaaaatcattgttgtgTCATGAATCGTCATCACTCGAAATTTGCTGATACGGAAAAACAGTCGTTATGTCGCaaatatcttcaaatttattgaagaatAGTTTCCAGAGTGGAAAGTTTAGTTGTTTAAAGGTAAGTGAACGTTTTGTAAGTATTAAGAGTTCAAATGGAACCGTGGAAAGTTATAATTTCATACCTAGTTGTGAGTTGATTGGCGATTATGAAATACCTTTCTCGTGTGTGCCGTTCAAGGTCCATTCGCAATGTAAACACACGGCAATGGCGGCCGTGGCCAGTGAATCGTTGCGGAAGATTCGGGATCGGTTGGAGAGTGGGCCCAGCTTCCAGGACTTTGTTCAGAATCCGAACCACAACCGAGAGGACTGGGACAGCTACGAGGGAAAGCTTAAACGAGAGAAAGGTGAAAACGATCGGCTCAGATTGCCCCCGTGGTTGAAAACGAAAATTCCCATGGGTAAAAATTACAGCCAGATCAAGGACCAACTTCGGGAGCTGAAACTGGCCACGGTTTGTGAGGAAGCCAAGTGTCCCAACATTGGCGAGTGTTGGGGAGGTGGCGAGCATGGGACACAGACGGCCACGATTATGGTGAGTTGATTGCTTGTTGTtgttagttattttttctttcgtttacTGATAAGAGATTCACTCTTGGTTTCAAACTCAGTTTAGCAACTATGGTCAGCACATGGGGTCAAGAATTTTTGTTCATTGATCGATGATTACTTGTATGTAATATAAAAATCCAGAGATGTTCAGTATTTCTTGACGAATAATAACAGTAcattaaaagatttaaattttgaaggacagcaaaaaataaaattcattaccTAGTAGGTACATAAAGATTAAGAAATCTTGACgtggatttcttttttttattctccgaCAGCTTATGGGCGACACCTGCACCCGAGGCTGTCGATTCTGTAGTGTCAAAACGGCCCGTGCTCCTCCTCCGCTGGATCCGGATGAACCTCGCAACACGGCTACGGCCATTGCATCGTGGGGCCTCGATTACATCGTCCTTACTTCGGTGGATCGGGACGACATCGCCGATGGGGGATCCAACCACATTGCGGCCACCATTCGAGAGATCAAGCAACGCAATCCCAAGATCTTTGTCGAGTGTTTGGCACCCGATTTCCGGGGCGATTTGGAGTGCGTTAAAACTGTGGCCCTGTCCGGGCTGGATGTTTATGCACACAACATCGAAACGGTGGAATTGTTGACGCCCTTCGTTAGAGATCGGAGGGCCCAATACAGGCAGAGTCTCCGGTGTCTGGAGAGTGTTAAGGAGGTAAATTCGGAGCTGATTACTAAAACTTCGATAATGCTTGGGTTGGGCGAGACAGATGAGCAGATTGAGCAAACTCTCAAAGGTAAGTTgatctaagttttttttcggttgtacCTCTGTCCGCGGTTTTCACATCAGCGGTATAGTGGCGGACACTTGTCgccaaacttattttttttagaaacaccATCTCCTATCATATGGAGTTATTCGTTAACTTCAtgtaaatctcattgcagcatcctgatcagagcactctccggtcattgtaaactcaactaccatatgcacaacattcagtgtactgaatctccagtatgtggtagttgtgaatcaaatATAGAAgaccccttccatcttatatataaCTGTACCTCAGGCCTcgttttcacaaattttctaATTGATGCGTGCATAAATAAATTATTGCGAACATTATAACAGTCGAAAAATCGAGCAGTTCGAGCTTTTGTCTGCCTTTGTCTCCCTAACCTAAATTCACATATGGTGGAAAGAGAAGCATATTGTTTGCCAGATTTGACAGCTCATTTGAAAGCTCCAGCAGAGCCTTCAACTGTTATacagacatcaaaagtctacatctagggcaggcatgtcaaactcgtttaggtgtgcgggccgcattaaaaattttctatgacgtagagggccgcagccaaaatcagttaaatcggtacattcagctttagtttttttgcagtaatattttacataaaaatcagtggtgttttttttgtgacaa
It includes:
- the LOC129745619 gene encoding lipoyl synthase, mitochondrial: MSQISSNLLKNSFQSGKFSCLKVHSQCKHTAMAAVASESLRKIRDRLESGPSFQDFVQNPNHNREDWDSYEGKLKREKGENDRLRLPPWLKTKIPMGKNYSQIKDQLRELKLATVCEEAKCPNIGECWGGGEHGTQTATIMLMGDTCTRGCRFCSVKTARAPPPLDPDEPRNTATAIASWGLDYIVLTSVDRDDIADGGSNHIAATIREIKQRNPKIFVECLAPDFRGDLECVKTVALSGLDVYAHNIETVELLTPFVRDRRAQYRQSLRCLESVKEVNSELITKTSIMLGLGETDEQIEQTLKDLRAVGVDCLTLGQYMQPTKRHLKVIEYVTPEKFQHWEKRGNELGFLYTASGPLVRSSYKAGEFFITSILKNRAAAGEKGNDDEDGKATPVGP